One Coffea arabica cultivar ET-39 chromosome 5e, Coffea Arabica ET-39 HiFi, whole genome shotgun sequence DNA segment encodes these proteins:
- the LOC113688975 gene encoding uncharacterized protein, whose product MSSMQDILQQLSSVQLDEEECTVIEVTEEEIKQGIEDCSNSCLEKFVARKEMNLKGLKGALERAWKRQGFRIFRVQPDVCQLFFASKKDLQFVLSKGPWNIDNNLLVVKSWFSGVRVNELDFENVFFGVNICGLPWEFYTQEVAMKVASSFRDCSCVQLKEKSDSDERFFRLRILVNTKTPLRRVVRLKWGDNSEARGILRYERLSSFCYQCGVMGHTAKVCAKAMVAEANSSQDSQYGFWLITDTIIARQIWQQILSAEGMPENPSGPMALEEDGRGHHRASPSQTQCRA is encoded by the coding sequence ATGAGTTCGATGCAAGATATACTCCAACAGTTAtcatctgtccaacttgatgaAGAAGAGTGTACAGTCATTGAAGTGACAGAGGAAGAAATCAAGCAGGGAATAGAAGATTGCTCAAATAGCTGTTTAGAGAAGTTCGTAGCACGTAAGGAAATGAATCTGAAGGGGTTAAAAGGGGCACTGGAGCGAGCATGGAAGCGACAAGGTTTCAGAATCTTCCGAGTCCAACCAGATGTTTGTCAACTTTTCTTTGCATCCAAGAAAGACCTGCAGTTTGTCCTGAGTAAAGGTCCATGGAACATCGACAACAACCTACTAGTAGTCAAAAGTTGGTTTTCGGGAGTAAGGGTGAATGaacttgattttgaaaatgtgTTTTTTGGGGTCAATATTTGTGGTCTGCCCTGGGAGTTTTATACTCAAGAGGTTGCTATGAAAGTGGCCTCCAGCTTTAGGGACTGTTCTTGTGTCCAGTTAAAGGAGAAATCTGATAGTGACGAACGGTTCTTCAGACTCAGAATTTTGGTGAACACGAAAACCCCGTTGCGGAGGGTGGTTAGGTTGAAATGGGGTGACAACAGTGAAGCCAGAGGGATATTACGTTATGAACGCTTATCGTCGTTCTGCTATCAATGTGGAGTCATGGGGCATACAGCAAAGGTCTGTGCCAAAGCAATGGTTGCAGAAGCCAATTCCAGTCAAGACTCTCAATATGGCTTTTGGTTGATAACGGATACTATCATAGCTAGGCAGATCTGGCAACAGATACTGTCCGCGGAAGGGATGCCGGAAAACCCCTCGGGACCCATGGCTCTAGAAGAAGATGGAAGAGGTCATCATCGTGCTTCACCATCACAAACGCAGTGTAGGGCTTGA
- the LOC140007096 gene encoding uncharacterized protein: MAAFRDALSEANLYDLGFKAATVSHLSSSWSDHVPLRIAINYSLRPFNNKRRRRTSYKFEQIWIGDEECEKILSENWHEMRSISEGTRLTLEQEEIYWKQRSRVSWLKEEDRNTSYFHHKASQRRRRNAIKSLQLENGEWINTDGQIEQHIKEFYKKLFSSDGAEVELFADIIDQRLDDQMKSELMKDFSKQEIFDALGQMHPWKAPRPDGLHAGFYQRF, translated from the exons ATGGCAGCTTTTCGGGATGCACTTAGCGAGGCAAACTTGTATGATTTGGGTTTCAAAG CGGCCACTGTCAGCCATCTCTCATCTTCTTGGTCGGACCATGTTCCACTTCGCATAGCCATTAACTATAGTTTAAGACCTTTCAATAATAAGAGGCGAAGGAGAACGTCCTACAAGTTTGAGCAGATATGGATAGGTGATGAGGAATGTGAAAAAATATTATCTGAAAATTGGCATGAG ATGAGATCCATATCAGAAGGAACTCGACTCACTTTGGAGCAGGAAGAAATTTATTGGAAGCAACGGTCAAGAGTTTCTTGGCTAAAAGAAGAAGACCGAAATACTTCTTATTTCCATCACAAAGCTAGTCAGCGAAGACGGAGGAATGCTATAAAGAGCCTTCAACTGGAAAATGGAGAATGGATCAACACAGATGGCCAAATTGAGCAACATATTAAGGAGTTTTATAAAAAACTTTTCTCATCAGATGGGGCGGAGGTGGAGTTATTTGCAGATATTATTGATCAAAGATTGGACGATCAGATGAAGTCGGAGCTCATGAAGGATTTTTCGAAACAAGAGATCTTTGATGCTTTGGGGCAAATGCATCCATGGAAAGCGCCAAGACCTGACGGGCTCCATGCTGGTTTTTACCAGAGATTTTAG